A window of the Penaeus monodon isolate SGIC_2016 chromosome 38, NSTDA_Pmon_1, whole genome shotgun sequence genome harbors these coding sequences:
- the LOC119596683 gene encoding mucin-5AC-like gives MLAILVLALGIGTAADNFTPPSIQASNVSSNSGAENGKTNSIYTSTHNTTDATKSIHNNTYNTTTTINRIRNSTNNTATTSFSSSNFDTTVTNVESGDAEPVDIPVTVTVNRDAYTSASVNVINPDIITHGTLDVDIESGENVENTLDILNDSIPVTDSTVIDHKSFDITTVTTDIGATLDTVEVDPTENGIAADVATADSTDDINKEVGISGNDTSDSTAEIDTTVDMSRADMTDTTEVETVIDAPIVDTNSDTTDVDTAGDGTEVDAITDATEAEPTVDNKELDINTDATYADAPADGTEVDAVNNGTEIDTVVETEEVGPTTKATDYIPTEFGPIIEATEMYSFVETADVDTTIETTEVDTVADITEIDAAVNVTEVYTVVETSKADTTTGNPGATVMTAAVDTTGESNELDTITVTEDYNTFDTTEFSPVIEVTEVDFPVETTDADTTTEATEVDTATDAIEVGTTTKVKEVDTTANATDVGNVVDSTAMSTEVDTTDDATSDITKMSDTTTIVLAKDITTIGTTTVNATTVGTTALDTTTAGTTPVHFATTRTTTTAAPEGNAAVTGTRDIDTATVGTIPVTNIGTKIADIIDNTTDATGNNSTATDRSLIAVGTGNFSATLEINTYVTTRYPVTAAGFPDAAAAADTMTENQIETSNAEHLDSASTEDTAIDGIIGDTVTDGATSTEAGIIDIGTTTDNTVKIYTKTIDTVDVTTVDSDNSTANPMLVDDTVVQNKTNRSSKNLNIDSTNANITDGIKFRGIHINLTSFDLENAVPTDVESNLTEERTRTEASVSDMTPAINTTRRQSEADYSTGFTVPAAAESSFETNVVQPNTVNRMDINSVAETTAVFELAAPSTTAGSTSAENTTFDNTSLGNKNNEARENHVGNNRISNMTDDKEKGVGRTLFNNTGVDSTSIYSTAADAVANFTTDTINTGTADTDNTTGTAETSTTATEKTTDNTSVIAADNTANFTDLGNITDVVDNTKNNAASDIAVADNITNIARTDITEDKAMTDNTTDMAEIDNTDIAEGDHMNDIAEADNTTYIAEADDTTDIAEAEYMTDIAGADYMNDIAETGNTTDIAETDNTTDIAEADNTTDIAETDNMSDIAETDNTIDIAEADNTTDIAEADNTTDIAEADYMTDIAETGNTTDIAETGNTTDIAETDYMIDIAEADNTTDIAEADYMSDIAEADNTTDIAETGNTTDIAEADNTTNIAEADYMSDIAEADNTTDIAEADNTTDIAEADNTSDIAEADYMTDIAEADNTTDIAEADNMTDIAETDNTTDIAEADYMNDIAETDNTADIAADNTTDIAEADNTTDIAETDNTTDIAETDNANNIAEIDNTTDTAEADNTTDTTAAENAIKTSIENITDIEAIDNITFNNRIDTTDIENTTVDPAIDSNNTADRNVGNKTNFTNLADAPTDTRNAIGVSDNVTASIINSSLPTSTTVTRTIDALVTNSPSIELAILSSTVIENPTPATTTASSKASETTRISSTTSETTAATSATVKTTTLSSTTSETTTVSTTIQLPVFDTGLSSGTTESSALTSSTLESVNLEMDELPNQESTEKSTAENNFARKGFCCLAPHSCRAPNVCLNCICRPGSTSSPSPSPAAPAQEDDYPDVSDNSSRGHGDTCGPWAQCGGDLTCRNSTCICPESDCSYSETGMRCDCEYFNFTLLLLYGLAVFLALLLILMVRNLVKHCSRTTVVTSPAETYSTKNHATTQPDHVSRPATASQGNQSYGPQTEIPGQIALTAEEHPSPGFYYPPSHVNRRASLPKLVSTLEPQAVQVTSPTSPRRPSTAGPQSVSLAPPMFPGDYRFSPVETVPQRPHVLPPLRTSTRPPKLSDIP, from the exons ATGTTAGCCATCTTGGTCCTCGCGTTAG gTATCGGCACGGCTGCGGATAATTTTACTCCACCAAGTATCCAAGCCAGCAACGTGTCTTCGAACTCCGGTGCAGAAAATGGCAAAACAAATAGCATTTACACGAGCACACATAACACTACGGATGCCACAAAGAGCATTCACAATAACACCTATAACACTACGACTACCATAAACAGAATACGCAATAGCACAAATAACACCGCGACTACCAGTTTTAGCAGTTCGAATTTCGATACTACAGTTACGAATGTTGAGTCTGGAGATGCTGAGCCTGTTGACATTCCCGTTACTGTGACTGTTAACAGAGATGCTTACACCTCTGCGTCTGTTAACGTTATTAATCCTGACATAATAACACATGGCACTTTGGATGTTGACATAGAATCAGGCGAAAATGTGGAAAATACATTGGATATTCTGAACGACAGTATACCAGTGACTGATAGCACGGTGATCGACCACAAGAGTTTTGACATAACTACTGTTACAACAGACATTGGGGCGACACTTGATACAGTAGAAGTTGACCCGACAGAAAATGGTATAGCTGCTGATGTTGCAACTGCTGATTCGACTGACGACATAAATAAAGAAGTTGGAATATCAGGAAATGACACGTCTGATAGCACAGCAGAAATTGACACGACTGTTGACATGTCAAGAGCTGATATGACTGACACAACAGAAGTCGAAACTGTTATAGATGCACCAATAGTTGACACGAATAGTGACACAACAGATGTCGACACAGCTGGTGACGGAACAGAAGTTGATGCCATTACTGATGCAACAGAAGCTGAACCGACtgttgataataaagaattggACATCAATACTGATGCAACATACGCTGATGCTCCTGCTGACGGAACAGAAGTTGACGCCGTTAATAATGGAACAGAAATTGACACGGTTGTTGAAACTGAAGAAGTTGGCCCTACTACTAAAGCAACAGATTACATTCCAACAGAATTTGGCCCTATTATTGAAGCGACAGAAATGTATTCTTTTGTCGAGACAGCAGATGTTGACACTACCATTGAAACAACGGAAGTTGACACTGTTGCTGATATAACAGAAATCGACGCTGCTGTAAATGTAACAGAAGTTTACACAGTTGTTGAAACATCGAAAGCTGACACAACTACTGGCAATCCTGGTGCAACTGTTATGACAGCAGCAGTTGATACGACTGGTGAATCTAATGAACTTGATACTATTACTGTAACAGAAGATTACAATACATTTGACACAACAGAATTTAGCCCTGTTATTGAAGTAACCGAAGTGGACTTTCCTGTTGAGACAACAGATGCTGACACTACTACTGAAGCAACGGAAGTTGACACTGCTACTGATGCAATAGAAGTTGGCACAACTACTAAAGTTAAGGAAGTTGACACGACTGCTAATGCCACAGATGTTGGAAATGTAGTTGACTCTACTGCTATGTCAACAGAAGTTGATACGACTGACGACGCTACTTCTGATATTACGAAAATGTCAGACACTACAACTATCGTCCTAGCAAAAGACATCACGACTATTGGTACCACAACAGTTAACGCTACTACCGTTGGCACGACAGCGCTTGATACAACGACTGCCGGTACCACGCCAGTTCATTTCGCTACCACTCGTACCACAACTACTGCTGCGCCGGAGGGTAATGCAGCAGTCACAGGCACCAGGGACATCGACACAGCAACAGTTGGCACTATTCCTGTTACCAACATTGGCACGAAGATCGCTGACATAATTGACAACACTACTGATGCCACAGGTAATAACAGCACGGCTACTGATCGTAGCCTTATAGCTGTTGGCACTGGTAACTTTAGCGCCACTCTTGAGATAAACACTTATGTTACTACGAGGTATCCCGTAACAGCTGCTGGTTTCCCTGATGCCGCCGCCGCTGCAGATACAATGACTGAAAACCAAATAGAAACCTCTAACGCTGAGCATTTAGATAGTGCGAGTACAGAGGATACTGCAATAGATGGTATTATAGGGGATACGGTAACAGATGGTGCTACCTCTACTGAAGCTGGAATCATTGATATTGGCACCACCACAGACAACACTGTAAAGATTTACACGAAGACCATCGATACTGTAGATGTCACCACAGTAGATAGTGATAATTCTACAGCTAACCCAATGCTAGTTGATGACACAGTGGTTCAGAATAAAACTAACCGTAGCTCCAAAAATCTGAACATTGACTCTACGAATGCTAATATCACTGATGGTATCAAATTCCGCGGGATCCATATCAACCTTACGTCTTTTGACCTCGAAAACGCGGTGCCAACCGACGTCGAATCCAACTTAACCGAAGAACGCACACGCACCGAAGCTTCAGTGTCTGACATGACTCCTGCTATTAACACGACGCGGCGGCAGTCAGAAGCGGACTATTCAACAGGTTTCACAGTTCCCGCAGCCGCTGAGTCGTCCTTTGAAACGAATGTGGTACAGCCCAACACCGTCAACCGAATGGATATTAATTCAGTTGCCGAGACAACAGCTGTTTTCGAGTTAGCAGCTCCCAGCACAACTGCTGGCAGCACATCTGCTGAAAACACAACATTTGACAACACCTCTCTTGGTAACAAGAATAACGAAGCAAGAGAAAATCATGTTGGCAATAACAGAATTAGTAATATGACAGATGACAAGGAAAAGGGCGTTGGCAGGACACTTTTTAACAACACAGGTGTAGATTCCACAAGCATTTATAGTACAGCTGCCGATGCTGTTGCTAACTTTACTACTGACACAATTAACACTGGCACTGCAGATACTGACAACACAACCGGCACTGCAGAAACTTCCACCACAGCAACTGAGAAAACAACTGACAACACGAGTGTCATCGCAGCTGACAACACAGCCAACTTTACAGATCTTGGTAACATTACTGACGTAGTTGACAACACAAAGAACAACGCAGCAAGTGACATCGCTGTAGCTGACAACATAACCAACATCGCAAGAACTGACATCACGGAAGACAAAGCAATGACTGACAACACAACTGACATGGCAGAAATTGACAACACGGATATTGCAGAAGGTGACCATATGAATGACATTGCAGAAGCTGACAACACAACATACATTGCAGAAGCTGACGACACAACAGACATTGCAGAAGCTGAGTACATGACAGACATTGCAGGAGCTGACTACATGAATGACATTGCAGAAACTGGCAACACAACAGACATTGCAGAAACTGACAACACAACAGACATTGCAGAAGCTGACAACACAACAGACATTGCAGAAACTGACAACATGAGTGACATTGCAGAAACTGACAACACAATAGACATTGCAGAAGCTGACAACACAACAGACATTGCAGAAGCTGACAACACAACAGACATTGCAGAAGCTGACTACATGACTGACATTGCAGAAACTGGCAACACAACAGACATTGCAGAAACTGGCAACACAACAGACATTGCAGAAACTGACTACATGATTGACATTGCAGAAGCTGACAACACAACAGACATTGCAGAAGCTGACTACATGAGTGACATTGCAGAAGCTGACAACACTACGGACATTGCAGAAACTGGCAACACAACAGACATTGCAGAAGCTGACAACACAACAAACATTGCAGAAGCTGACTACATGAGTGACATTGCAGAAGCTGACAACACAACAGACATTGCAGAAGCTGACAACACAACAGACATTGCAGAAGCTGACAACACATCAGACATTGCAGAAGCTGACTACATGACTGACATTGCAGAAGCTGACAACACAACAGACATTGCAGAAGCTGACAACATGACAGACATTGCAGAAACTGACAACACAACAGACATTGCAGAAGCTGACTACATGAATGACATTGCAGAAACTGACAACACAGCAGACATTGCAGCTGACAACACAACAGACATTGCAGAAGCTGACAATACAACAGACATTGCAGAAACTGACAACACAACTGACATTGCAGAAACTGACAACGCAAACAACATTGCAGAAATTGACAACACAACGGATACTGCAGAAGCTGACAACACAACTGATACCACAGCAGCTGAAAACGCAATTAAAACATCTATTGAGAATATAACTGACATTGAAGCAATTGACAATATAACTTTCAATAACAGAATTGACACCACAGATATTGAAAATACAACCGTTGATCCTGCAATTGACTCCAATAATACAGCTGATAGAAATGTTGGCAATAAAACTAACTTCACAAATCTTGCTGATGCACCTACAGATACCAGAAATGCAATTGGTGTCAGTGACAACGTAACTGCTAGTATCATAAATAGCTCCCTTCCAACATCCACTACTGTTACCAGAACAATTGATGCGTTAGTCACTAATAGTCCATCGATCGAACTTGCGATACTAAGCAGCACAGTTATTGAAAACCCTACTCCTGCGACCACAACAGCTAGTAGTAAAGCCAGTGAAACCACAAGAATCAGTAGTACCACCAGTGAAACCACAGCAGCTACCAGTGCTACTGTTAAGACCACAACTCTAAGCAGTACAACCAGCGAAACCACGACAGTTAGTACCACCATCCAGCTGCCGGTTTTTGACACCGGCCTCAGCTCTGGTACCACGGAATCGTCAGCGCTGACGTCTTCTACTTTAGAGTCGGTTAATTTAGAAATGGACGAATTGCCAAACCAGGAATCAACTGAGAAGAGTACAGCCG AGAATAACTTCGCTCGAAAAGGATTCTGTTGCTTAGCTCCTCATTCATGCAGAGCACCAAACGTCTGTCTCAACTGTATCTGCAGACCAGG ATCGAcctcgtctccttccccttctccagccGCCCCAGCGCAGGAGGACGATTATCCCGATGTGAGCGACAACAGCAGCAGGGGACATGGGGACACCTGCGGACCGTGGGCGCAGTGTGGCGGCGATCTCACTTGCAGAAACAGCACGTGCATTTGCCCCGA ATCCGACTGCAGTTACAGTGAAACCGGCATGAGGTGTGACTGCGAATACTTTAACTTCACGCTGTTACTGCTGTATGGCCTCGCTGTATTTCTGGCCTTGCTGCTCATCCTCATGGTCAGGAATCTCGTAAA ACACTGCTCCAGAACAACTGTGGTGACCTCACCTGCGGAAACTTATTCAACCAAGAATCACGCCACGACGCAACCAGATCATGTGTCTCGTCCTGCAACAGCAAGTCAAGGCAACCAGTCATatgg CCCCCAAACCGAGATCCCAGGCCAAATAGCCCTCACCGCCGAGGAACATCCCTCGCCTGGCTTTTACTACCCCCCTTCCCACGTGAACCGACGCGCCTCCCTCCCGAAACTGGTCTCAACTTTGGAACCTCAGGCCGTTCAAGTCACGAGTCCCACAAGCCCTAGACGTCCTTCAACGGCAGGTCCTCAAAGCGTATCCTTGGCGCCGCCCATGTTCCCGGGAGATTATAGATTCAGTCCTGTGGAAACCGTGCCTCAGAGACCTCACGTGCTGCCACCATTAAGGACTTCCACTCGACCGCCCAAACTCTCAGACATTCCTTGA